The DNA segment AATAAATAAGGCTTCAAGCGGTCGGCACGACCCAGCGTGAAGCCTATGTTGCACGGAACCTTCGGTTGCGGTGAGGTTGAGTTTTTTCTATGGAGATTGAATGGATCGGAGCAGATCAGGAACAGCTAAGATTCATGCCCTGAATTTTATTTTGAAATTGTACCCGAGATAAAACGCGACTATTTTTTCTGAGGTCATTCGATTTGATGAGGTTTTTGGATTTTATTTTCGCTAAGACGCAAAGCGGTGGCAACACCTGTTTAACATTGAACGGCATGAGGGTCTGGTTTGGTAAATGATTTTAAGAGAGAAATATCCGGAGGCCCGCGCCTGTCGAAAACAAGAATGGTGGACATTGTTTTCTGTTTGCAAACCGGACAGCACAACGGATCATAGCCAAGTCGCTCAGCGCTGATTATTTTCCAATCTTTCTCCCGATAGCTATCGGAATCCTTTTTCTGACACTGCTGAGATGAGCCGAGTTGCTGATGAATCAGCGGGATCGTTTTTTGTTTTCGCCTGCTGCTCAGTATTCCGTAATGACGGATGCGAGGAAAGGCTTTAGGAAGAATGTGCAAAGAAAACCTGCGGATGAATTCGCTGGCCTGAAGCGTGAGCAGTTTGGTTTTGCTTTGATCACGGTAATCTTTGTAGCGGAAAGTGACGAGAGTATCTGTGATAGCGGAGATGCGATGGTTGGAGATTGCAATCTTGTGGGTATAGCGTCCCAGGTATTCGATCACTTGTTTTGGGCCACCGAATGGGAGCTTTGCATAAACCACCCACGGGTTTTTGAACAAGCTATTATAAAACGGTTTGTCAATCCCTTTCATCCTGCTACGCAGCGTGGCCACAAACCTTGCACGGAATACGGAGCTCATTGCTTTTACAGGAAAGAGGAACCCACCATCGCTGCGTGAATATTTCCAATGACCGGCCTTTGTTAATCCACCGCCGGGTACAATACAATGAAGATGCGGATGCAAGGATAGGTTTTGTCCCCAAGTGTGCAGGATACTGATCATGCCAGTTTCAGCACCGAGGTGTTTTTGATCAAGCGCAAAAGATCGGATCACGCTCCATGCGGTATCAAAGAGGAGTTTGTAAATCTTGGCTGGTTCATAGAGGCAGAGTTGGTTGAGCTCTTGTGGTAAAGTGAAGACGACATGGAAGTAAGGTACGGGCAAGAGATCCGCTTCACGGGCGAGGATCCAGCGCTCGCGCTGTACCTGCTGGCACTTAGGACAATGGCGGTTGCGGCATGAGTTGTAGCTGATGCGCAGATGCCCACAGGAGGAACACTGATCAATATGTCCGCCCAAGGAGGCAGTGCGACATCTTCGGATGGCATCCAGAGTGCGCCATTGCCAGGAGCTCAAGGACAAGGAGCGCGTGATGTTCAGCCAATGAGTGTTGAGCACATCGGCCACTTCAAAAGCGGGACGCACCGGTCAGGCTTTTTCGTAGAGCTTATCGAGTGGGGAAAACGGTGGTCGTCTTCCGGCCTGGGCAACATGGAGGTAGACCATGGTCGTCTCGATAAAAGAATGACCGAGAAGCTCTTTGATGGAAACAATGTCGAGACCGTCTTCAAGTAAATGAGTAGCGTAGGTGTGCCGGAGTGTATGAACGGTAACTTGTTTTAGGATACCGCTTTTCCGGGTAGCTTCGTGCACGACCCATTGCACCCCTTTTTGCGAAAACCCTTCGTGATGATCCTTGCCGTTGAAGAGCCACTTGTGTGGACGTTCAGATTCCAGATAGCTT comes from the Chloroflexota bacterium genome and includes:
- a CDS encoding IS91 family transposase, which encodes MRPAFEVADVLNTHWLNITRSLSLSSWQWRTLDAIRRCRTASLGGHIDQCSSCGHLRISYNSCRNRHCPKCQQVQRERWILAREADLLPVPYFHVVFTLPQELNQLCLYEPAKIYKLLFDTAWSVIRSFALDQKHLGAETGMISILHTWGQNLSLHPHLHCIVPGGGLTKAGHWKYSRSDGGFLFPVKAMSSVFRARFVATLRSRMKGIDKPFYNSLFKNPWVVYAKLPFGGPKQVIEYLGRYTHKIAISNHRISAITDTLVTFRYKDYRDQSKTKLLTLQASEFIRRFSLHILPKAFPRIRHYGILSSRRKQKTIPLIHQQLGSSQQCQKKDSDSYREKDWKIISAERLGYDPLCCPVCKQKTMSTILVFDRRGPPDISLLKSFTKPDPHAVQC